From Nostoc flagelliforme CCNUN1, a single genomic window includes:
- the dpdE gene encoding protein DpdE, giving the protein MITLGSLVGSRNNSLGIGKVIDISDANANVEYFCSIGQRLQKTLPLSSLSEVRLEPQARCYIKSQTQDKWIVGRVFIWDEDTEMYQIDLPDKKTAIATEEDIYVRCNLPNTDPIETLAMKGQETPYFHDRRFAFVKCLILQRAVSRGMTGLISANIKLYSHQVEVVRRVLEDPIQRYLLADEVGLGKTIEAGAILRQYLLDEPSGRAVVLVPQYLLEQWQQELENKFYISHFLKRVAVLAVEDIHKINPKANIGLIILDEAHHIAAMATSSDTTVLQRFETCKNIAHKSDRLLLLSATPVLNHEQDFLAMLHLLDPTTYQLDDLAGFRERVVKRQEIGRILLSFKEGANPFVLKTNLKNLRNLFPEDKYLLELADNLENRLQAKASDIVEIVRAIRIHISDTYRLHRRMLRNRRASVEDVIFDRNITLRTEYDLDERSPDIHELIEEWREVAPDDKQYHHIFLLFFRASGTWLGILKQVIQARLNSVSTAELIQEFGADSVRILTETPKFANGEANILQSLLQIIEQPSEDGDRLELLKTVILYQLCEPLKLQSLKSNLPKLLAEVQKRLKRPIPGDSLPKIVIFTSFVQTCAEIVRYLSDRFGEGTIVSHQVGQTPSQIEENLNRFKKDPKCFILVCDSSGEEGRNLQFTNYMICFDLPWSPIRLEQRIGRIDRIGRLLKVEFTVFAGVDLPDSLHDAWYRLLKEGFNIFGQSIASLQFYVDEKLPLLAEILFKSGANGLLENIEVIQKEIQQEQIKINEQNALDEIDALDENATQYFQALDDYDARHQEIQQVTEDWICDALRFQPITNPNFSTLKRYKPTGNTLIPANDLSSNFAGVLEEFGTFNRRVANQQLGAKLYRIGEKFVEALSSYIHWDDRGQAFAMWRVAETWDSGEGEEWYGFRFNYVIETNLTNYKNTIKDKTLQRRVDGLFPPIVESVFIDARYEPMCAVEDETLLNILQRPYKGQGGKYRDYNLAKSRLSILDNFIEPSRWQEFCHQARRTSLELLSQRPEFISLCENSAIRAEQKLGKRLDQLRLRLNRLTNQERISNKVLEQELNNETALSQVIIEGIRHPSIRLDSVGFIIVSGRPPAKSEEDDL; this is encoded by the coding sequence ATGATAACACTTGGTTCGTTGGTAGGTTCCCGAAACAACAGCTTGGGCATAGGGAAGGTCATTGATATATCTGATGCCAATGCAAATGTTGAGTATTTTTGTTCTATAGGGCAACGTCTTCAAAAAACTTTACCTTTAAGTTCGCTCTCTGAAGTCAGACTTGAACCCCAGGCTCGATGCTATATTAAGTCTCAGACTCAGGATAAATGGATAGTTGGCAGAGTTTTCATCTGGGATGAAGATACAGAAATGTATCAAATTGATTTACCAGATAAGAAAACTGCGATCGCTACTGAAGAAGACATTTACGTTCGTTGTAATCTCCCAAATACAGACCCCATCGAAACTTTAGCGATGAAGGGGCAAGAAACGCCCTATTTTCACGATAGACGCTTTGCTTTTGTTAAATGCTTAATTTTACAACGCGCTGTCAGTCGGGGAATGACGGGATTAATTTCTGCCAATATTAAACTTTATTCACATCAAGTTGAAGTTGTCCGTCGTGTACTTGAAGACCCGATTCAACGATATTTATTAGCGGATGAAGTTGGACTGGGAAAAACCATCGAAGCTGGTGCTATTCTTCGTCAATATTTATTAGATGAACCTTCTGGACGTGCGGTAGTGCTAGTTCCGCAATATTTACTGGAACAATGGCAGCAAGAATTAGAAAATAAGTTTTACATCTCCCACTTTCTCAAGCGGGTAGCAGTGCTGGCGGTTGAGGATATTCACAAAATCAACCCAAAAGCTAATATTGGCTTGATAATTTTAGATGAAGCACACCACATCGCGGCAATGGCGACCTCTAGCGATACAACTGTGCTACAGCGTTTTGAGACTTGCAAAAATATTGCTCATAAAAGCGATCGCCTGCTTCTACTCTCGGCTACCCCGGTTCTCAACCACGAGCAAGATTTTCTAGCAATGCTGCATCTGCTCGATCCTACAACCTATCAACTTGATGACTTAGCAGGTTTTCGTGAAAGGGTAGTAAAACGCCAAGAGATTGGTCGAATTCTCCTGTCCTTTAAAGAAGGTGCAAACCCCTTTGTCCTGAAAACTAATCTCAAAAATCTCCGTAACCTGTTTCCTGAAGACAAGTATTTACTGGAATTGGCAGACAATCTAGAAAATAGATTACAAGCAAAAGCTAGCGATATAGTTGAAATTGTCAGGGCAATTCGTATCCATATTAGCGATACCTACAGACTTCACCGCCGGATGCTTCGCAATCGTCGCGCTTCCGTAGAAGATGTAATTTTTGACCGTAATATTACACTGAGAACCGAGTACGATTTAGATGAGCGATCGCCTGACATCCACGAACTAATTGAGGAGTGGCGTGAAGTAGCTCCTGATGACAAACAATATCACCACATTTTTCTATTGTTTTTCCGTGCTTCTGGTACTTGGCTGGGTATTTTAAAACAGGTAATTCAAGCACGTTTAAATAGTGTATCCACTGCGGAATTAATTCAGGAGTTTGGTGCTGATAGTGTTCGCATCCTGACTGAAACTCCTAAATTTGCTAACGGGGAAGCAAATATTTTGCAAAGCCTACTGCAAATTATAGAACAACCGTCAGAGGATGGCGATCGCCTTGAATTACTCAAGACAGTCATCCTCTATCAACTCTGCGAACCTTTAAAATTACAATCCTTGAAATCCAACCTCCCTAAATTGCTTGCAGAGGTTCAAAAACGGCTAAAAAGACCGATACCGGGAGACAGTCTGCCTAAAATTGTTATATTTACCAGTTTTGTGCAAACTTGCGCGGAAATTGTTCGTTACTTGAGCGATCGTTTTGGTGAGGGGACTATTGTCAGTCATCAAGTTGGACAAACTCCCTCTCAAATAGAGGAGAACTTAAATCGGTTTAAAAAAGACCCCAAATGCTTTATTTTAGTTTGCGACTCCTCTGGCGAAGAAGGTCGTAACTTACAATTTACCAACTACATGATATGTTTTGACTTGCCTTGGTCGCCAATTCGCCTAGAACAAAGAATTGGTAGGATAGACCGGATTGGTCGTTTATTGAAAGTTGAGTTTACAGTATTTGCTGGCGTAGACTTACCCGATAGTCTCCATGATGCATGGTATCGCTTATTGAAAGAAGGGTTTAATATCTTTGGGCAATCTATTGCCAGCCTCCAATTTTATGTTGATGAGAAATTACCCTTGTTAGCAGAAATTTTGTTTAAATCGGGTGCAAATGGACTATTAGAAAACATAGAAGTCATTCAAAAAGAAATTCAGCAAGAGCAAATAAAAATTAACGAACAAAATGCCCTAGATGAAATTGATGCTCTGGATGAGAACGCTACCCAATATTTTCAAGCTTTAGACGATTATGATGCCCGTCATCAAGAAATCCAGCAAGTAACTGAAGATTGGATTTGTGATGCATTGAGATTTCAGCCAATCACTAATCCTAATTTTTCGACACTTAAGCGTTATAAACCTACCGGAAATACATTAATTCCAGCAAACGATTTAAGCAGCAATTTTGCAGGGGTTTTAGAAGAATTTGGGACTTTTAACCGTAGGGTAGCAAATCAACAGCTTGGTGCAAAGCTCTACCGCATTGGTGAAAAATTTGTAGAAGCACTATCATCTTATATCCATTGGGACGACCGGGGTCAAGCCTTTGCTATGTGGCGAGTTGCAGAAACTTGGGATTCTGGGGAAGGTGAAGAGTGGTATGGTTTCCGATTTAATTACGTTATTGAAACAAATTTAACGAATTACAAAAACACCATAAAAGATAAAACTTTGCAAAGACGCGTAGATGGGTTATTCCCGCCCATAGTAGAAAGTGTATTTATTGATGCACGATATGAACCAATGTGTGCGGTTGAAGATGAAACATTATTAAATATCCTGCAACGTCCTTATAAAGGCCAAGGCGGTAAATATCGAGATTACAACTTAGCCAAAAGTCGTTTATCTATTCTTGATAATTTTATTGAGCCTAGCAGGTGGCAAGAATTTTGCCATCAGGCGCGTCGCACGTCTTTAGAATTACTCAGTCAGCGTCCCGAATTTATTTCATTATGTGAAAATAGTGCCATCCGTGCTGAACAAAAGTTAGGTAAGAGACTAGATCAATTGCGCTTGCGTCTCAACCGACTTACTAACCAAGAGCGTATTTCTAATAAGGTACTGGAGCAAGAACTCAATAACGAAACGGCATTAAGCCAAGTAATTATCGAAGGAATTCGTCATCCTAGCATTCGTCTTGATTCTGTTGGTTTTATTATCGTTTCTGGGCGACCTCCAGCTAAATCTGAGGAGGATGATTTATGA
- the dpdH gene encoding protein DpdH — protein MTFEKFVCWKLDMIRQVMNVEATQTANHLFLATHHPIAMYRQDSIKALSQKEYDEAQFLKDFLGENDFAFVPVLGETGTGKSHLIRWLQANIKSTDRRKVLLIPRIGTNLKDIIEKILNIAEFEVDKLDEYRKRLNQSSRTFTDRAAREQLLNNLAFQVGINGQHTRAKLADEETQQYLIENLPALLYDDFFREHLLRDGEIIHRLVIHTLGYQYTIEDINERREFSIEDLPLNFQDIGKAGYKAKEFYRSLVGDPEYIQKPTVTWLNDNLDEAITQVLNFGREDLQQLMREVRETLAEKNIELVLLIEDFAKLQGIDREVLEAVLARPQQAGNKPLCAMRTALACTTGYFKNLIDTVQQRVTFSVNLNIDTVGKQSLITQDDIQVFVARYLNAVRLKEQDIENWANSQNRDEIESACNECEHSQACHTGFGHVQGMGLYPFNSKALEQMFSRVNPGEFNPRILIRDVLKYTLENSIDDIENGRFPSVSLGKHFGNMRLSAEVRLNIQAKDAQNIKRREVFLDLWDDSNELCNLSPEVHTAFNLPILDVKTKPRQIQQVTPQTRQVTPSVVDPSGEYKIDTLVQEIPETLTKKLEILDSWNNQEILPDAIAKDIRELLFPAIIEKIEWDTEMLLKGSFVGSGGKLVQQRNLIFYNPKVKRGTYSGVVLSLPLNPDDENEFTETAYVFQGILKYNQYKHWKFENGDRYFRMYAKYLERWSQYIVEKIRLYPRESGEPWNPVPAAVELLAISATMAGHPTNTLENLINSLFIDLDKSDDTTRASSWKKLFDTFSLKRNREALLDIVKSRIACTKGSNSTFQIIDAIQIIEPLEKVRKSWQPQEQIPEDVRDKFPELQKVRQQVDELLEKAIQEEYERNLNKYQDFISDLGEDVKKNDVIKAINSALENAQDAAVFRGKKSYDEMIQILNQFRTGTAISKYLEIIKQAQIEKNDFESNSGKILQYLSKDYQKLSKVIIDSQEFLDNTKNFLDTSILEAKSRIAELEKSDAATVESSYQEICEGLANLRNLMNEIKGDTKCS, from the coding sequence ATGACTTTTGAAAAGTTTGTCTGCTGGAAGCTGGATATGATTCGTCAGGTGATGAATGTGGAAGCAACCCAAACTGCAAATCATTTGTTTCTAGCTACACATCATCCGATTGCAATGTATCGTCAGGACTCTATTAAGGCGTTATCACAAAAGGAATATGATGAAGCACAGTTTCTCAAAGATTTTTTAGGTGAAAACGATTTTGCCTTTGTACCTGTTTTGGGTGAGACTGGTACGGGAAAATCTCACCTGATTCGTTGGTTGCAAGCTAATATAAAATCAACCGATAGACGGAAAGTGCTGCTAATTCCCAGGATTGGGACAAATTTAAAAGATATTATTGAAAAAATTTTAAATATTGCAGAATTTGAGGTAGATAAATTAGATGAATACCGCAAACGGTTAAATCAATCGAGCCGCACTTTCACAGATAGGGCTGCAAGAGAACAATTATTAAACAATTTAGCTTTTCAAGTTGGTATTAACGGACAACATACACGCGCTAAACTTGCTGATGAAGAGACTCAGCAATATTTGATCGAAAATTTACCTGCTTTGTTATATGATGATTTTTTCCGAGAACATTTATTAAGAGATGGAGAAATTATTCATCGTTTGGTGATTCATACACTTGGATATCAATATACTATTGAAGATATTAACGAACGTCGTGAGTTTTCTATTGAGGATTTGCCTCTTAATTTTCAAGATATCGGAAAAGCCGGATACAAGGCAAAAGAGTTTTATCGTTCATTAGTAGGTGATCCTGAGTATATACAAAAGCCAACTGTAACTTGGTTGAATGATAACTTAGATGAAGCTATCACCCAAGTTTTGAATTTTGGTCGAGAAGACTTGCAACAATTAATGCGCGAAGTCCGAGAGACATTAGCAGAAAAAAATATTGAATTAGTACTTTTAATTGAAGATTTTGCTAAATTGCAAGGTATTGATAGAGAAGTATTGGAAGCAGTTTTAGCAAGACCTCAGCAAGCTGGAAATAAGCCATTATGTGCTATGCGTACAGCCTTAGCTTGTACTACAGGTTATTTTAAAAATTTGATTGATACAGTGCAACAGCGCGTTACCTTCAGCGTCAATCTTAATATTGATACAGTTGGTAAGCAATCTTTAATTACTCAGGATGATATTCAAGTATTTGTTGCTAGATATCTGAATGCTGTTCGCTTAAAGGAACAAGACATTGAAAACTGGGCTAATTCTCAAAATAGAGATGAAATAGAAAGCGCTTGTAACGAATGCGAACATTCCCAAGCTTGTCATACAGGATTTGGTCATGTTCAGGGAATGGGTCTTTATCCTTTCAATTCTAAAGCTTTAGAACAGATGTTTAGTAGAGTAAATCCAGGTGAATTTAACCCCAGGATTTTAATTAGAGATGTGTTGAAATACACTTTAGAAAATTCTATTGATGATATTGAAAATGGGCGTTTCCCTTCAGTTTCTTTAGGAAAACACTTTGGTAACATGAGATTGAGTGCTGAAGTTAGGTTAAATATCCAAGCTAAAGACGCGCAAAATATCAAGCGTCGTGAGGTATTTTTAGACTTGTGGGATGATAGTAATGAGCTTTGCAATTTGTCTCCAGAAGTTCATACTGCTTTTAATTTACCTATCCTTGATGTCAAGACTAAACCGAGACAAATTCAGCAGGTTACACCCCAAACTCGTCAAGTAACACCAAGCGTTGTAGATCCTTCAGGGGAATATAAGATTGATACTTTAGTTCAAGAGATTCCAGAAACGCTGACAAAAAAGCTGGAAATCCTCGACAGTTGGAACAATCAAGAAATTTTACCAGATGCGATCGCCAAAGATATCCGCGAGTTGCTTTTCCCCGCTATTATCGAAAAAATTGAATGGGATACTGAGATGCTACTGAAAGGTAGTTTCGTCGGTAGTGGTGGTAAGTTAGTTCAACAGCGAAATCTCATTTTCTATAACCCTAAAGTCAAGAGAGGGACTTATTCTGGGGTTGTTTTATCACTTCCCCTGAACCCAGACGATGAGAACGAATTTACAGAAACCGCATACGTATTTCAGGGTATATTAAAATACAACCAATATAAGCACTGGAAGTTTGAAAATGGCGATCGCTATTTTCGGATGTATGCAAAGTATCTGGAACGTTGGAGTCAGTACATCGTCGAAAAAATTCGCCTTTATCCCCGCGAATCTGGTGAACCTTGGAACCCCGTACCGGCTGCGGTGGAATTACTAGCGATTAGCGCCACTATGGCAGGGCATCCTACTAATACGCTCGAAAATTTGATTAATTCCTTGTTTATCGACTTAGATAAAAGTGATGATACAACTCGTGCATCTAGTTGGAAAAAGCTGTTTGATACCTTTAGTCTCAAGAGAAACAGAGAAGCACTATTAGATATTGTTAAAAGTCGAATTGCTTGTACAAAAGGTAGTAATTCAACGTTTCAAATTATTGATGCAATTCAAATTATTGAGCCTTTAGAAAAAGTACGTAAATCTTGGCAGCCTCAAGAGCAAATTCCTGAAGATGTCCGCGATAAATTTCCAGAGTTGCAAAAGGTACGTCAACAAGTCGATGAACTCCTAGAGAAAGCTATTCAAGAAGAGTACGAACGAAATTTAAATAAGTACCAGGATTTCATCTCAGACTTGGGAGAAGATGTTAAAAAAAATGACGTGATTAAAGCTATCAATTCAGCTTTAGAAAACGCGCAAGATGCAGCTGTATTCCGTGGTAAAAAAAGCTATGATGAAATGATACAAATTTTAAATCAATTCAGAACTGGTACTGCAATTTCCAAATATTTAGAAATAATTAAGCAGGCACAGATAGAGAAAAATGATTTTGAAAGTAACTCAGGTAAAATACTCCAGTATCTAAGTAAAGACTATCAAAAATTAAGTAAGGTAATTATAGACTCTCAAGAATTTCTCGATAACACTAAGAATTTCCTAGATACTTCAATTCTTGAAGCAAAAAGTCGTATTGCAGAGTTAGAAAAATCTGATGCGGCAACAGTAGAATCTAGTTATCAAGAAATTTGTGAGGGGTTAGCTAACTTACGGAATCTCATGAATGAAATTAAAGGTGACACAAAATGCTCTTAG
- the dpdF gene encoding protein DpdF — protein MIDSFSELREILKTGKIPEDISNVSEPCHRRLLDALQNSPGSGDIVSLVRHVLRREDAKQGGSSATTLLVSCKPPFPNRSIWESASITVLREDKEHYLISARPWQPEWLDLADQYPPDAPLFREENRRNYEPVSGDPFLQLMKLDKYSSSGQREAIRAVLTAPDNSTLIINLPTGAGKSLCAQLPALLNSRNNNGVSVVVVPTTALAIDQERALSKSSVHHATAYYSDDSVEGKERRAGIRDRIRAGTQSIIFTSPESLMGSLASSLYEAAKLGMLRYFIIDEAHMVEQWGDNFRTAFQEIPGLRRDLLRLNSFTTLLLTATLTESCLDTLETLFGKDLQVISAVQLRPEPAYWFKICESEEVRKQRLLEAVYHLPRPLIIYGAKVEDVENCKRELTRAGFKRCDLMTGKSTPQQRSQLITNLRSGKIDIVVATSAFGLGIDQSDVRAVIHVCIPETIDRFYQEVGRGGRDGKACMSLTLYTTEDSGIAEGLNDNSPITIELGLQRWQTMFYKKGTIGDGRFRVPIETPRSFQDKTIDKINNQNRAWNIRTLTLMNRANLIEIDSEEPPQKKKFESEEAYEAAWDLYQNSRSIRIRNECHLEKFIWESEVEPVRHQRQSWSHKNLQLMKEALKAKHCISEIFAQAYSIPSRHTPETRNSVIVSRACGGCPVCRRNGITPFPGIMPASRPVWQKPNFIPGKEIQRLLAGEKILLIFYDSLEQLNKFQRGRKLFKWLIEQGMKNIVISPEYNQFWKESSRTHNSFIFIFDSYEPVLMPRIPTLIFHPPGTPLPAKYLSNYSTSTTTRIILLPINTPDPDREDRLLINIFSGRYFKFDVFCTEVSI, from the coding sequence ATGATTGACTCCTTCTCAGAACTTCGGGAAATTCTTAAAACAGGTAAAATTCCTGAAGATATTAGTAATGTTTCAGAACCTTGTCATCGGCGTTTGTTGGATGCGCTGCAAAACTCGCCTGGGTCTGGGGATATTGTTAGTCTAGTGCGTCATGTATTGCGGCGCGAGGATGCAAAACAGGGTGGAAGTTCTGCAACGACTCTTTTAGTATCTTGCAAACCTCCTTTTCCTAATCGCAGTATTTGGGAGTCGGCTAGCATAACCGTGCTGCGCGAAGATAAAGAACACTATCTCATCAGTGCCCGTCCTTGGCAACCGGAATGGCTTGACCTGGCTGACCAATATCCGCCAGATGCACCTTTATTTAGAGAAGAAAACCGACGGAATTATGAACCAGTTTCCGGCGACCCGTTTTTGCAATTAATGAAGTTAGACAAATACAGCAGTAGCGGACAGCGTGAAGCAATTCGTGCAGTTTTGACTGCTCCTGATAATTCAACTTTAATTATTAACTTACCTACGGGTGCGGGAAAAAGCCTTTGCGCTCAACTACCTGCATTGCTGAACTCCAGAAACAATAATGGTGTCAGCGTGGTAGTTGTGCCGACTACAGCATTGGCTATTGACCAAGAACGGGCATTATCAAAATCTTCTGTACACCATGCCACAGCGTATTATAGCGATGATTCTGTGGAGGGTAAAGAAAGAAGAGCAGGGATACGCGATCGCATTCGCGCCGGAACCCAAAGTATAATTTTTACCTCTCCTGAAAGTTTAATGGGTTCTCTAGCATCTTCTCTCTATGAGGCTGCCAAATTGGGCATGTTGAGGTATTTTATTATCGATGAAGCGCACATGGTAGAGCAATGGGGTGATAATTTTCGTACCGCCTTTCAAGAAATTCCTGGTTTGCGAAGAGATTTATTGCGTCTTAATTCTTTCACTACATTATTGCTAACAGCAACATTAACAGAATCTTGTTTAGATACCCTAGAAACATTATTTGGAAAAGATTTACAAGTTATATCTGCTGTACAATTGCGACCAGAACCTGCTTATTGGTTTAAAATATGTGAGAGTGAAGAAGTTAGAAAACAAAGGTTACTTGAGGCTGTTTATCATCTTCCTCGCCCGTTAATTATTTACGGGGCTAAAGTTGAAGATGTCGAGAATTGTAAACGAGAATTAACTCGCGCTGGATTTAAAAGATGTGACCTGATGACAGGTAAATCTACTCCTCAACAACGGTCACAACTAATTACAAATTTGCGGTCAGGAAAGATTGATATAGTTGTTGCTACTTCTGCCTTTGGATTAGGTATTGACCAATCAGATGTCAGAGCAGTAATTCACGTTTGTATTCCCGAAACCATTGACCGTTTCTATCAAGAAGTTGGACGGGGAGGAAGGGATGGGAAAGCATGTATGTCGCTAACATTATATACAACTGAAGACTCCGGAATTGCCGAAGGACTAAATGATAACTCACCGATAACTATTGAATTGGGTTTGCAACGTTGGCAAACTATGTTTTATAAAAAAGGAACTATAGGTGATGGACGCTTTCGCGTACCAATAGAAACGCCTCGTTCATTTCAAGACAAAACTATTGATAAAATAAATAACCAAAATAGGGCTTGGAATATCCGCACGTTAACGCTGATGAACCGAGCAAATCTCATTGAAATTGACTCAGAGGAACCTCCTCAAAAGAAAAAATTTGAATCAGAAGAAGCTTATGAAGCAGCTTGGGATTTGTACCAAAATTCTCGCAGCATTCGTATCCGAAATGAATGCCATTTAGAAAAATTTATTTGGGAATCTGAAGTTGAACCAGTTCGCCATCAACGCCAAAGCTGGAGTCATAAAAACCTGCAATTGATGAAAGAGGCTTTAAAAGCTAAACATTGTATTTCAGAAATATTTGCACAAGCGTATAGCATCCCATCACGTCACACTCCAGAAACCAGAAATTCGGTGATAGTTTCTCGCGCTTGTGGAGGTTGTCCTGTTTGTAGAAGAAATGGAATCACACCTTTTCCAGGAATAATGCCTGCTTCTAGACCTGTATGGCAAAAACCTAATTTTATTCCAGGTAAAGAAATCCAAAGGTTGCTTGCAGGTGAAAAAATTCTGCTTATTTTCTATGATTCACTGGAACAATTAAATAAGTTTCAACGAGGTCGAAAATTGTTTAAGTGGTTAATAGAACAGGGTATGAAGAATATTGTAATTTCTCCAGAATATAATCAATTTTGGAAAGAAAGTAGTAGAACACATAACTCATTCATTTTTATATTTGATAGTTACGAACCTGTGCTAATGCCACGAATACCCACTCTGATTTTTCATCCTCCAGGAACACCTCTACCTGCAAAATATTTATCTAATTACAGTACATCAACCACAACGCGTATCATTTTACTTCCTATAAATACACCAGACCCAGATAGAGAAGACCGATTATTAATTAATATTTTTTCAGGCAGATATTTTAAATTTGATGTATTTTGTACCGAGGTTAGTATATGA
- the dpdG gene encoding protein DpdG — MSVLKTGLAHPSRMRGIFRYLLHAQGQREKRDVLERILSPDKLVEHLASEEKSKDKKTSHPMFNDAIRESIKCQLLIEENEEVTINQNLPKDAINPQLGDKLLADTFTYLFFTSDNEDEEDFGRVCAWYLAQDIYDAPGTWEEVEKRISEQKVGDFLKMSSSRLFVQMDDWMRYLGFAWGHTLGVSGEKLVKVTVPDPTAYIKRNLKLLFDGEQEITIQDFINRLAKQCPLFETGKFREEVESQIGTREANFLSTSTAFALFRLHDEGDIQLERQSDSAFMILPKVNNQVDNDGRISHIIWKGEKS, encoded by the coding sequence ATGAGTGTTTTAAAAACAGGTTTGGCTCATCCCAGTAGAATGCGGGGAATATTTAGATATTTACTTCATGCTCAAGGACAAAGGGAGAAGAGAGACGTATTAGAAAGAATATTATCTCCTGATAAATTAGTTGAACATCTAGCAAGCGAAGAAAAATCAAAAGACAAAAAAACCTCTCATCCCATGTTCAATGATGCTATTAGGGAAAGCATAAAATGTCAACTTTTAATCGAAGAGAATGAAGAAGTTACAATTAATCAAAATTTACCAAAAGATGCAATAAATCCTCAGCTTGGTGACAAGCTATTAGCTGATACTTTCACTTACCTGTTTTTTACATCTGATAACGAAGATGAAGAAGATTTTGGTCGGGTTTGTGCTTGGTATTTAGCACAGGATATTTATGATGCGCCTGGGACTTGGGAAGAAGTGGAAAAGCGTATTAGTGAACAAAAAGTAGGCGATTTTTTGAAAATGTCAAGCAGTCGCCTCTTTGTGCAAATGGACGACTGGATGCGCTACCTGGGTTTTGCATGGGGTCATACTTTGGGAGTTTCGGGAGAAAAACTAGTAAAAGTAACAGTTCCCGACCCGACAGCTTATATTAAACGAAATCTCAAGCTTTTGTTTGATGGGGAACAAGAAATTACAATCCAAGACTTTATTAATAGATTAGCCAAACAATGTCCTTTATTTGAAACCGGAAAGTTTCGAGAAGAGGTAGAATCACAAATTGGTACACGCGAAGCCAATTTTCTTTCTACAAGTACAGCTTTTGCCTTATTTCGACTTCACGATGAGGGTGATATTCAGCTTGAGAGACAATCTGATTCAGCCTTTATGATTTTACCAAAAGTCAATAACCAAGTTGATAATGACGGGCGAATTTCTCACATTATTTGGAAAGGAGAAAAATCATGA